From a region of the Streptomyces caniferus genome:
- the coaE gene encoding dephospho-CoA kinase, producing the protein MVKVGLTGGIGAGKSEVSRLLASYGAVVVDADKIAREVVEPGTPGLAAVVEEFGSGVLAPDGTLDRPKLGRIVFSDPEKLKALNAIVHPLVGARSAELEASAGPDAVVVHDVPLLTENGLAPLYDLVVVVDAAPQTQLDRLVRLRGMPEDEATSRMGAQATREQRLAVADLVIDNDGPLEALEPQVRAVWERLRSA; encoded by the coding sequence ATGGTGAAGGTGGGGCTGACCGGCGGTATCGGGGCGGGCAAGAGTGAGGTTTCGCGATTGCTGGCGTCGTACGGCGCGGTGGTCGTGGACGCGGACAAGATCGCACGCGAGGTCGTCGAGCCCGGTACGCCCGGACTGGCGGCAGTGGTCGAGGAGTTCGGAAGCGGCGTACTCGCGCCGGACGGGACGTTGGACCGGCCGAAGCTGGGCCGGATCGTGTTCTCCGACCCCGAGAAGCTGAAGGCGCTGAACGCGATCGTGCACCCGCTGGTGGGAGCACGATCGGCCGAACTCGAAGCGTCGGCAGGGCCGGACGCGGTGGTGGTGCACGACGTCCCGCTGCTGACGGAGAACGGCCTGGCGCCGCTGTACGACCTTGTCGTCGTGGTCGACGCCGCACCGCAGACCCAACTGGACCGCTTGGTGCGGCTGCGCGGCATGCCGGAGGACGAGGCGACGTCACGGATGGGGGCCCAGGCGACCCGTGAACAGCGGCTGGCCGTCGCGGATCTCGTCATCGACAACGACGGGCCGCTGGAGGCGTTGGAACCCCAGGTCCGCGCCGTATGGGAGCGGCTGCGGAGCGCCTGA
- a CDS encoding PAC2 family protein, with protein MLDPQGLYEWEPSGLAEVETIASRDSAGLVLLYHFDGYIDAGETGDQIVARLLDGLPNEVVARFDHDRLVDYRARRPLLTFERSRWTAYETPSIELRLVRDTTDAPFLLLSGPEPDVEWERFAGAVKEIVERLGVRLSVNFHGIPMGVPHTRPVGITPHGNRTDLMPGHGGFFDEAQVPGSAEALIEFRLAEAGHDVLGVAAHVPHYIARSAYPDAALTALEAVTAATGLVLPGAAHSLRTEALRTQEEIERQISEGDEELVALVSGLEHQYDAVAGAESRGNLVAEPAELPSADEIGREFERFLAEREGDGGAGGA; from the coding sequence GTGTTGGATCCCCAGGGTTTGTACGAATGGGAGCCGAGCGGGCTCGCGGAGGTCGAGACGATTGCCTCGAGGGACTCCGCCGGACTGGTGCTGCTGTACCACTTCGACGGATACATCGACGCCGGCGAGACCGGCGACCAGATCGTCGCGCGGCTGCTGGACGGCCTGCCGAACGAGGTTGTCGCCCGCTTCGACCACGACCGCCTCGTCGACTACCGCGCCCGCCGTCCGCTGCTCACCTTCGAGCGCAGCCGCTGGACCGCCTATGAGACCCCGAGCATCGAGCTGCGGCTCGTACGGGACACCACCGACGCCCCGTTCCTGCTGCTGTCCGGACCCGAACCGGACGTCGAGTGGGAGCGCTTCGCGGGCGCCGTGAAGGAGATCGTGGAGCGCCTCGGCGTACGCCTCTCGGTGAACTTCCACGGCATCCCGATGGGCGTCCCGCACACCCGCCCCGTAGGCATCACCCCGCACGGCAATCGCACCGACCTGATGCCCGGGCATGGTGGCTTCTTCGACGAGGCGCAGGTGCCCGGCAGCGCGGAGGCGTTGATCGAGTTCCGGCTGGCGGAAGCGGGACACGATGTTCTGGGCGTGGCGGCGCACGTACCGCACTACATCGCCCGGTCCGCCTACCCCGACGCCGCACTGACGGCGCTCGAAGCCGTCACGGCCGCGACCGGACTGGTGCTCCCCGGTGCCGCGCATTCGCTGCGTACGGAGGCGCTGCGGACGCAGGAGGAGATCGAGCGGCAGATCTCGGAGGGTGACGAGGAACTGGTTGCGCTGGTCAGTGGGCTGGAGCATCAATACGACGCGGTCGCCGGGGCGGAGAGCCGGGGGAACCTGGTGGCCGAACCGGCGGAACTGCCGTCGGCCGACGAGATCGGCAGGGAGTTCGAGCGTTTCCTGGCGGAGCGCGAGGGCGACGGCGGTGCGGGCGGGGCCTGA
- the rpsA gene encoding 30S ribosomal protein S1 yields MTSSTETTATTPQVAVNDIGNEEAFLAAIDETIKYFNDGDIVDGVIVKVDRDEVLLDIGYKTEGVIPSRELSIKHDVDPNEVVAVGDEIEALVLQKEDKEGRLILSKKRAQYERAWGTIEKIKEEDGIVTGTVIEVVKGGLILDIGLRGFLPASLVEMRRVRDLQPYVGKELEAKIIELDKNRNNVVLSRRAWLEQTQSEVRQTFLTTLQKGQVRSGVVSSIVNFGAFVDLGGVDGLVHVSELSWKHIDHPSEVVEVGQEVTVEVLDVDMDRERVSLSLKATQEDPWQQFARTHQIGQVVPGKVTKLVPFGAFVRVDEGIEGLVHISELAERHVEIPEQVVQVNDEIFVKVIDIDLERRRISLSLKQANESFGADPSAVEFDPTLYGMAASYDDQGNYIYPEGFDPETNDWLEGYETQREAWENQYAEAQQRFEQHQAQVIKSREADEQAAAEGAAAPAAQGGGQAGGGNAGGGGGSYSSESADNSGALASDEALAALREKLAGGQS; encoded by the coding sequence ATGACGAGCAGCACCGAGACCACCGCCACCACCCCGCAGGTTGCGGTCAACGACATCGGTAACGAGGAAGCCTTCCTCGCCGCGATCGACGAGACGATCAAGTACTTCAACGACGGCGACATCGTCGACGGCGTCATCGTGAAGGTCGACCGGGACGAGGTCCTGCTCGACATCGGTTACAAGACCGAAGGTGTGATCCCGAGCCGCGAGCTCTCGATCAAGCACGACGTCGACCCCAACGAGGTCGTTGCCGTCGGCGACGAGATCGAGGCCCTGGTCCTCCAGAAGGAGGACAAGGAAGGCCGCCTGATCCTCTCGAAGAAGCGCGCCCAGTACGAGCGCGCCTGGGGCACCATCGAGAAGATCAAGGAAGAGGACGGGATCGTCACCGGTACCGTCATCGAGGTCGTCAAGGGTGGTCTCATCCTCGACATCGGCCTCCGTGGCTTCCTCCCGGCCTCCCTGGTCGAGATGCGCCGCGTCCGCGACCTCCAGCCCTACGTGGGCAAGGAGCTCGAGGCCAAGATCATCGAGCTGGACAAGAACCGCAACAACGTGGTCCTGTCCCGCCGTGCCTGGCTGGAGCAGACCCAGAGCGAGGTCCGCCAGACCTTCCTCACCACCCTCCAGAAGGGTCAGGTGCGCTCCGGCGTCGTCTCCTCCATCGTCAACTTCGGTGCCTTCGTGGACCTGGGCGGCGTCGACGGTCTCGTCCACGTCTCCGAGCTGTCCTGGAAGCACATCGACCACCCCTCCGAGGTCGTCGAGGTCGGCCAGGAGGTCACGGTCGAGGTCCTGGACGTCGACATGGACCGCGAGCGCGTGTCCCTGTCGCTCAAGGCGACCCAGGAAGACCCGTGGCAGCAGTTCGCCCGGACCCACCAGATCGGTCAGGTCGTCCCGGGTAAGGTCACCAAGCTCGTTCCCTTCGGTGCGTTCGTGCGCGTCGACGAGGGCATCGAGGGCCTGGTCCACATCTCCGAGCTGGCCGAGCGCCACGTCGAGATCCCGGAGCAGGTTGTCCAGGTCAACGACGAGATCTTCGTCAAGGTCATCGACATCGACCTCGAGCGTCGCCGGATCTCGCTGTCGCTGAAGCAGGCCAACGAGTCCTTCGGCGCCGACCCGTCGGCCGTCGAGTTCGACCCGACCCTGTACGGCATGGCCGCGTCCTACGACGACCAGGGCAACTACATCTACCCCGAGGGCTTCGACCCCGAGACCAACGACTGGCTCGAGGGCTACGAGACCCAGCGCGAGGCCTGGGAGAACCAGTACGCCGAGGCGCAGCAGCGCTTCGAGCAGCACCAGGCTCAGGTCATCAAGTCCCGCGAGGCCGACGAGCAGGCTGCGGCCGAGGGTGCTGCGGCACCGGCGGCGCAGGGTGGCGGCCAGGCCGGCGGCGGCAACGCCGGTGGTGGCGGCGGCTCCTACTCCTCGGAGTCGGCGGACAACTCCGGCGCCCTGGCGTCGGACGAGGCCCTCGCCGCGCTCCGCGAGAAGCTGGCCGGCGGCCAGAGCTGA
- a CDS encoding class I SAM-dependent methyltransferase — protein MNQEHEPEATRRDASDTESSRASRGWWDSNADEYQSEHGPFLGDDRFVWGPEGLDEADAALLGPAAELKGRRILEIGAGAAQCSRWLAAQGALPVALDLSHRQLQHALRIADGSADDPTQLVEADAGALPFRDGSFDLACSAYGALPFVADPVRVLREVLRVLRPGGRFVFSVSHPIRWAFPDEPGPEGLSVGASYFDRTPYVEQDESGRAVYVEHHRTLGDRVRDVVAAGFRLEDLVEPEWPEWNTQEWGGWSPLRGHLIPGTAIFVCSADA, from the coding sequence ATGAACCAAGAGCACGAGCCGGAGGCGACGCGCCGTGACGCCTCGGACACCGAGAGCAGCCGGGCCAGCCGTGGCTGGTGGGACAGCAACGCGGACGAGTACCAGAGCGAGCACGGCCCCTTCCTCGGGGACGACCGGTTCGTCTGGGGCCCCGAGGGACTGGACGAGGCGGACGCCGCACTGCTCGGGCCGGCCGCGGAGCTGAAGGGGCGCCGGATCCTGGAGATCGGCGCCGGTGCGGCGCAGTGTTCCCGCTGGCTGGCGGCGCAGGGCGCGCTGCCGGTGGCGCTCGACCTCTCCCACCGGCAGCTGCAGCATGCCCTGCGGATCGCCGACGGATCGGCGGACGACCCCACCCAGCTGGTCGAGGCGGACGCCGGGGCGCTGCCGTTCCGCGACGGCAGTTTCGACCTCGCCTGTTCCGCGTACGGGGCGCTGCCGTTCGTCGCGGATCCGGTGCGGGTGCTGCGCGAGGTGCTCCGGGTGCTGCGGCCGGGCGGCCGGTTCGTCTTCTCCGTCTCCCACCCGATCCGCTGGGCGTTCCCGGACGAGCCGGGGCCCGAGGGGCTCTCGGTGGGGGCCTCCTACTTCGACCGCACGCCGTACGTCGAGCAGGACGAGTCCGGCCGGGCCGTGTACGTCGAACACCACCGGACGCTGGGCGACCGGGTGCGGGACGTGGTGGCCGCCGGGTTCCGGCTGGAGGATCTCGTCGAGCCGGAATGGCCCGAATGGAACACCCAGGAGTGGGGCGGCTGGTCCCCGCTGCGCGGGCATCTGATCCCGGGGACGGCGATCTTTGTGTGCTCGGCGGACGCTTAG
- a CDS encoding ATP-dependent helicase C-terminal domain-containing protein, giving the protein MIRRDALDQLPVRTALPALRAALDGPGAAVLCAPPGTGKTTLVPLELAGLTGEGPGRRVLVAEPRRIAARAAARRMAWLLGEKAGDRVGFTVRGERRAGPRTTVEVVTTGVLLQRLQRDPELAGVDVVVLDECHERHLDADTSAAFLLDVRETLRPELRLVAASATTDAEGWAGLLGGPDGAAPVVEAAGVSHPVEVVWAPPERPVRPAHGMRVDPALLAHVAAVVRRALHEQTGDVLCFLPGVGEIGRVAGELAGADAEVLQVHGRAPAEVQDAVLAGGSGLRRVVLATSVAESSLTVPGVRVVVDSGLARVPRTDHARGLSALTTVRASRAAGRQRAGRAGREAPGVVYRCWSEGEDGRLPAFPDPEIKVADLTAFALQSACWGDPTAGGLALLDAPPAGALAAGREVLAAIGAVDGSGRATARGVRMARLGLHPRLARALLDGAPEVGVRRAAEVVALLSEEPPRAYGDDLAGAWRTARRGGDAYAARWRQEARRLASAAGGPRAGAGTDADAGSGAGEDAQAGPGTGAGVDGESGAGARVHAEPGAGTGAHTPPGPGANAPTQPGPGAGTHPAPGAGAGVHAGSDVGPDAGSGRGGAGQAKARPGERSGTGPGRGTPQGADDRAGAGTGSGRAGAGGGRAGAAGGRDRTRSSRAGAEGGRDRAGSGRSGAANGRDGAQSGPAAVTDDAVAGLIAALAFPERVARARGAGSYLMASGTGAELAGAGPGPGTQGGWGHRPGTSGGGGGSRLRDAGWLAVAVADRPVAAVSARVRLAAVIDEETACAAARALYSSGEEVRWSDGDVVARSMTRLGAIELASRPLTAPDPGLLRDAVVSGLRREGFGLLRWSPAATSLRQRMGFLHRELGAPWPDVSDAALLERAEEWLGVELGRARRRADLARVDAGQALSRLLPWATGDAVRFDELAPERIEVPSGSRVRVDYGGEQPVLAVKLQELFGLQESPRVAGGRVPVLVHLLSPAGRPAAVTADLASFWRDGYRSVRAELRGRYPKHPWPEDPSAAEPTRHTSARLKRG; this is encoded by the coding sequence GTGATCCGCCGTGATGCCCTTGATCAGCTGCCCGTGCGTACCGCGCTGCCCGCACTGCGCGCCGCCCTCGACGGGCCCGGTGCCGCGGTGCTGTGCGCGCCGCCGGGCACCGGCAAGACGACGCTGGTGCCGCTGGAGCTGGCGGGGCTGACCGGCGAGGGGCCGGGGCGGCGGGTGCTGGTCGCCGAGCCGCGCCGGATCGCGGCCCGTGCGGCCGCGCGGCGGATGGCCTGGCTCCTGGGCGAGAAGGCCGGCGACCGGGTCGGGTTCACGGTGCGCGGGGAGCGCCGGGCCGGGCCCCGTACCACCGTGGAGGTGGTGACGACCGGGGTGCTGCTGCAGCGGCTGCAGCGCGATCCGGAGCTGGCGGGTGTCGATGTGGTGGTGCTCGACGAGTGTCATGAGCGGCATCTCGACGCCGATACTTCCGCGGCGTTCCTCTTGGACGTACGGGAGACGCTGCGGCCCGAGCTGCGGTTGGTGGCGGCGTCGGCGACGACGGATGCCGAGGGGTGGGCGGGGCTGCTGGGCGGTCCGGACGGTGCGGCGCCGGTGGTCGAGGCCGCGGGCGTGTCGCATCCGGTGGAGGTCGTGTGGGCACCGCCGGAGCGCCCGGTGCGGCCGGCACACGGGATGCGGGTCGATCCGGCGCTGCTGGCGCATGTGGCGGCCGTGGTGCGGCGGGCGCTGCACGAGCAGACGGGTGATGTGCTGTGCTTCCTCCCCGGTGTCGGGGAGATCGGGCGGGTTGCCGGGGAACTGGCGGGGGCGGACGCCGAGGTGCTGCAGGTGCACGGGCGGGCCCCGGCCGAGGTGCAGGACGCGGTGCTGGCGGGCGGGAGCGGGCTGCGCCGGGTGGTGCTGGCGACCTCGGTGGCCGAGTCCAGCCTGACCGTGCCGGGTGTGCGGGTGGTGGTGGACAGCGGCCTTGCGCGGGTGCCGCGGACGGATCATGCGCGCGGGCTCAGCGCACTCACGACCGTGCGCGCCTCCCGGGCGGCGGGCCGTCAGCGCGCCGGGCGGGCGGGGCGCGAGGCGCCGGGTGTGGTCTACCGCTGCTGGTCGGAGGGCGAGGACGGGCGGCTGCCGGCGTTCCCGGATCCGGAGATCAAGGTCGCCGATCTGACGGCGTTCGCCTTGCAGTCGGCCTGCTGGGGCGATCCGACGGCCGGTGGTCTCGCCCTGCTCGACGCGCCGCCGGCCGGTGCGCTGGCCGCGGGGCGGGAGGTGCTGGCGGCGATCGGTGCGGTGGACGGGAGCGGCCGGGCGACGGCGCGGGGTGTCCGTATGGCGCGGCTCGGGCTGCACCCCCGGCTGGCGCGCGCCCTGCTGGACGGCGCGCCGGAGGTCGGCGTACGGCGCGCCGCCGAGGTGGTCGCCCTGTTGAGCGAGGAGCCGCCGCGGGCGTACGGGGACGATCTGGCGGGTGCGTGGCGCACCGCGCGGCGGGGCGGTGATGCGTACGCGGCGAGGTGGCGGCAGGAGGCACGCCGCCTGGCCTCGGCGGCCGGGGGGCCGCGGGCCGGGGCGGGCACGGATGCCGATGCGGGGTCCGGGGCGGGAGAGGATGCCCAGGCAGGACCCGGGACGGGCGCGGGCGTCGATGGGGAGTCCGGAGCGGGCGCGCGCGTCCACGCGGAACCCGGAGCCGGCACGGGCGCCCACACGCCACCCGGACCAGGCGCGAACGCCCCCACGCAACCCGGACCAGGCGCAGGCACGCACCCGGCGCCCGGAGCAGGCGCAGGCGTCCACGCCGGGTCGGATGTCGGCCCCGATGCCGGGTCCGGCCGGGGCGGGGCCGGCCAGGCCAAGGCCCGTCCGGGCGAGCGATCCGGCACCGGACCAGGCCGGGGCACCCCCCAGGGCGCGGACGACCGGGCAGGCGCGGGCACCGGCAGCGGCCGTGCCGGAGCTGGTGGCGGCCGTGCCGGAGCTGCGGGCGGCCGTGACCGAACCCGCAGCAGCCGCGCCGGAGCCGAGGGCGGCCGTGACCGGGCGGGCAGCGGCCGTAGCGGAGCCGCGAACGGCCGTGACGGTGCCCAGAGCGGCCCGGCGGCGGTCACCGACGATGCGGTCGCCGGTCTGATTGCCGCGTTGGCGTTCCCGGAGCGGGTGGCACGCGCCCGCGGGGCCGGGAGTTACCTCATGGCGTCCGGGACGGGGGCCGAGTTGGCGGGGGCGGGGCCCGGCCCGGGGACGCAGGGCGGATGGGGGCACCGCCCGGGGACCTCGGGCGGGGGCGGTGGATCCAGGCTGCGGGATGCGGGGTGGCTGGCGGTTGCGGTGGCGGACCGGCCGGTGGCGGCGGTGTCGGCGCGGGTGCGGCTCGCGGCGGTGATCGACGAGGAGACGGCCTGTGCCGCGGCGCGGGCGTTGTACTCGTCCGGTGAGGAGGTGCGCTGGTCGGACGGGGACGTGGTGGCCAGGAGCATGACCCGGCTGGGGGCGATCGAGCTGGCGTCCCGGCCGCTGACCGCGCCCGACCCCGGGCTGCTGCGGGACGCGGTGGTGTCGGGGCTGCGTCGGGAGGGGTTCGGTCTGCTGCGATGGTCGCCCGCGGCTACCTCGCTGCGGCAGCGGATGGGCTTCTTGCACCGGGAGTTGGGCGCTCCGTGGCCCGACGTGTCGGATGCTGCGCTGCTGGAGCGGGCCGAGGAGTGGCTGGGTGTGGAGCTCGGACGGGCGCGGCGGCGGGCCGATCTGGCGCGGGTGGATGCGGGGCAGGCGCTGTCCCGGCTGCTGCCGTGGGCGACCGGTGACGCGGTGCGCTTCGACGAGCTGGCGCCGGAGCGCATCGAGGTGCCGAGCGGTTCGCGGGTGCGGGTGGACTACGGCGGTGAGCAGCCCGTACTGGCCGTGAAACTGCAGGAGTTGTTCGGGCTGCAGGAGTCGCCGCGGGTGGCCGGCGGGCGGGTTCCCGTGCTGGTGCATCTGCTGTCCCCGGCGGGGCGTCCGGCTGCCGTCACGGCGGATCTCGCGTCGTTCTGGCGGGACGGATACCGGTCCGTACGCGCGGAGTTGCGGGGGCGCTACCCCAAGCATCCCTGGCCGGAGGACCCTTCGGCGGCCGAGCCGACCCGGCACACCTCGGCGCGGCTCAAGCGGGGCTGA
- a CDS encoding DUF3068 domain-containing protein, with protein MRRPASLVLLALAVFFTALSPLMRWYAFPRLAKIPPGQYQDMVLEAKPATLLDYGTMKAERVPEVTIVQTLKGDVAASERIEQSAGRDIVVWDTLSYVVGPDGKMVSEIPERYLFDAHSQEPVHATGEMVDGDPVRREGIEYKWPFLTEKRDYAYFDAQTRTSAPIHYRGTRTFHGLEVYYFEQTIPWTKVALPKKMPVKGITPESVEKMGTTRWYSTKRMFWVEPVTGAPVNGQEIHKEELRGGDLLPGGGKVTAFAGHVKMRDDYIDSTVALVTSQRTLVLLLTSYLPWGFLLLGGVLLALSLHLEARGRRPRAPAADGAPAPAPPSSDGVVSAGS; from the coding sequence ATGCGCCGCCCGGCGAGCCTGGTACTGCTCGCCCTCGCCGTCTTCTTCACCGCCCTGTCCCCGCTGATGCGGTGGTACGCCTTTCCGCGGCTCGCCAAGATCCCGCCCGGCCAGTACCAGGACATGGTCCTGGAGGCCAAGCCCGCCACCCTCCTCGACTACGGGACGATGAAGGCCGAGCGCGTCCCCGAGGTCACCATCGTGCAGACCCTCAAGGGCGACGTCGCCGCATCCGAACGCATCGAGCAGTCCGCGGGCCGCGACATCGTCGTCTGGGACACGCTGTCCTACGTCGTCGGCCCCGACGGCAAGATGGTCTCCGAGATCCCCGAGCGCTACCTCTTCGACGCGCACTCCCAGGAACCCGTGCACGCCACCGGCGAGATGGTCGACGGCGACCCGGTCCGCCGCGAGGGCATCGAGTACAAGTGGCCGTTCCTCACCGAGAAGCGCGACTACGCCTACTTCGACGCCCAGACCCGCACCTCGGCCCCCATCCACTACAGAGGCACCCGCACCTTCCACGGCCTGGAGGTCTACTACTTCGAGCAGACCATCCCCTGGACCAAGGTCGCCCTCCCCAAGAAGATGCCGGTCAAGGGCATCACCCCCGAGTCCGTCGAGAAGATGGGCACCACCCGCTGGTACAGCACCAAGCGGATGTTCTGGGTGGAGCCGGTCACCGGGGCGCCGGTCAACGGCCAGGAGATCCACAAGGAGGAGCTGCGCGGCGGCGATCTCCTGCCCGGCGGCGGCAAGGTCACCGCGTTCGCCGGCCATGTGAAGATGCGCGACGACTACATCGACTCCACCGTCGCCCTGGTGACCTCCCAGCGCACCCTCGTCCTGCTGCTCACCAGCTATCTGCCGTGGGGGTTCCTGCTCCTCGGCGGGGTGCTGCTGGCCCTGAGCCTGCATCTGGAGGCCCGCGGCCGGCGCCCCCGCGCCCCGGCCGCCGACGGGGCGCCCGCCCCCGCGCCGCCCTCGTCCGACGGCGTTGTCAGTGCCGGCTCGTAA
- a CDS encoding SPW_0924 family protein — protein MRALTAAAAGLAAALALVLTLTATGAPSGTTSPKPLLTTVPKHP, from the coding sequence ATGCGCGCCCTGACAGCAGCCGCGGCCGGACTGGCCGCGGCGCTCGCCCTCGTCCTCACCCTCACGGCGACCGGCGCACCCAGCGGCACGACCTCGCCCAAGCCGCTGCTGACCACCGTCCCCAAGCACCCCTGA
- a CDS encoding lytic transglycosylase domain-containing protein, producing MAATFRRRLQRGAASTALAALVLAALTASQAPALTEAAAAKKQKPAPPADTPIDGGSTYFTDRPPLHRQAPPHETHDSGRDAALGTGPTEAGLPATVLAAYKKAASAVHASDPGCRLPWQLLAGIGKVESGQARGGAVDAEGTTLQPIIGPQLNGNGFALITDTDGGRYDGDLTHDRAVGPMQFIPSTWSNGGPDGTGWGADGNGDGKKDPHNVFDAALAAGHYLCAGGRDLSAQDDLDRAILGYNDSEDYLRTVLSWYAFYRKGTHEVPDGRGVLPVHRDGATRTGKHGGRSGDGTRQSHGSHAPDRTPGSGKLNKPNHPGKPGGSDGTGPTPGGSGTPTPKPPAPKPPTEPARLTTLERVGDKDLSALAGTEFATPPRVRAKDAAGRAVAGAPVRFTLPASSGARFPGDATSVTVPTDKDGLATAPALRAGDQAGAFTIRATAVGRAAPAVAFGATVKAKPAPKADKIARTSDKELTATAGQPFAEDAVEVEATYQGKIAAGVALTATMVTDDPKPVENDKGPYFKDPEATGKDKDEPVRTLTGLTTDANGLLKLPKIYTDAHAGTFLLRLTTADGAVLTVKLKVAAPAGS from the coding sequence ATGGCAGCCACATTCCGAAGGCGGCTCCAAAGGGGTGCGGCCTCGACGGCCCTGGCGGCCCTGGTGCTCGCCGCCCTGACCGCCTCTCAGGCGCCGGCCCTCACCGAGGCCGCGGCCGCCAAGAAGCAGAAGCCCGCCCCGCCCGCCGACACCCCCATCGACGGCGGTTCGACGTACTTCACCGACCGGCCGCCCCTCCACCGGCAGGCACCGCCCCACGAGACGCACGACAGCGGCCGGGACGCCGCCCTCGGCACCGGGCCCACCGAGGCAGGCCTGCCCGCCACCGTCCTGGCCGCGTACAAGAAGGCCGCATCGGCGGTCCACGCGTCCGATCCGGGCTGCCGGCTGCCCTGGCAACTGCTCGCCGGCATCGGCAAGGTCGAGTCCGGACAGGCGCGCGGCGGCGCCGTCGACGCCGAGGGCACCACCCTCCAGCCGATCATCGGCCCGCAGCTCAACGGCAACGGCTTCGCCCTGATCACGGACACCGACGGCGGCCGCTACGACGGCGACCTCACCCACGACCGTGCCGTGGGCCCGATGCAGTTCATCCCCTCCACCTGGTCCAACGGCGGCCCCGACGGCACCGGTTGGGGTGCCGACGGCAACGGCGACGGCAAGAAGGACCCCCACAACGTCTTCGACGCCGCCCTCGCCGCGGGCCACTACCTCTGCGCCGGGGGCCGCGATCTGTCCGCCCAGGACGACCTGGACCGGGCGATACTCGGCTACAACGACTCCGAGGACTACCTGCGCACGGTGCTGTCCTGGTACGCGTTCTACCGCAAGGGCACCCATGAGGTGCCGGACGGCCGGGGCGTCCTTCCGGTGCACCGCGACGGCGCGACCAGGACCGGCAAGCACGGTGGCCGTAGCGGCGACGGAACGCGCCAGAGCCACGGCTCCCACGCCCCGGACCGCACCCCGGGCTCCGGCAAGCTCAATAAGCCGAACCACCCCGGCAAGCCCGGGGGTTCGGACGGCACCGGCCCCACCCCCGGCGGCAGCGGTACGCCCACCCCGAAGCCGCCCGCCCCCAAGCCGCCCACCGAGCCCGCCCGGCTCACCACTCTCGAGCGGGTCGGCGACAAGGACCTGAGCGCCCTTGCCGGCACCGAGTTCGCCACGCCACCGCGGGTGCGCGCCAAGGATGCCGCGGGCAGGGCCGTCGCCGGTGCCCCCGTCCGCTTCACCCTGCCCGCGTCCAGCGGCGCCCGCTTCCCCGGTGACGCCACCTCCGTCACCGTCCCCACGGACAAGGACGGCCTCGCCACCGCCCCCGCCCTGCGCGCGGGCGACCAGGCCGGCGCCTTCACCATCCGGGCCACCGCCGTGGGCCGCGCCGCCCCCGCCGTCGCCTTCGGCGCCACCGTCAAGGCCAAGCCCGCCCCGAAGGCCGACAAGATCGCCCGCACCTCCGACAAGGAGCTGACGGCGACCGCCGGACAGCCGTTCGCCGAGGACGCGGTCGAGGTCGAGGCGACCTACCAGGGCAAGATCGCGGCGGGTGTCGCGCTCACCGCGACCATGGTCACCGACGATCCGAAGCCCGTGGAGAACGACAAGGGCCCCTACTTCAAGGACCCCGAGGCCACCGGCAAGGACAAGGACGAGCCGGTCCGCACCCTCACCGGGCTCACCACGGACGCCAACGGCCTGCTGAAGCTCCCGAAGATCTACACCGATGCGCACGCGGGCACGTTCCTGCTGCGGCTGACCACCGCCGACGGCGCAGTCCTCACCGTCAAGCTGAAGGTCGCCGCCCCGGCCGGTTCCTGA